A genome region from Schaalia sp. 19OD2882 includes the following:
- a CDS encoding cell wall protein — translation MRTSSHSRVGVTSSRRKGRVVAFLLALSLTFPLVPSALAADTYPPDEDSRVGSAQPVITGYRIQDLKTWTPEGDPYSKHLRASVPLQERIARNPDTQVKPELDGKAQIMLMQGDYGNAFFDATTHNNTFTDHAMNFWQYVDYWAPWHGGASFGVPKGLYDPENSLWTNRGFEFGILSIPTPEYTNAAHRNGVKSIAVLYFDPSFRPGLTLNEIFDKDDSDAYIVAKKLVEMAKYYGFDGYFLNEEEHGDRRDEFKPFMSYLTSQGLYTQWYDTNSSFNASKAQWLRDAQYPRIHESVFVNYGNDGRSMHDWAVKNGYDPHAEVFAGIEANQTGFDGRRHSGVRDIRAGYSSDDNHSPLTSIALFDPSNFYQRGLDDQIEELTGRKSPQRPFMQQQPYQWMIAQRERMYFSGMKQDVTRTGEEAANPDVAIDSPGRWMGVADFTPARSVIQGDSFHTHFSTGKGMASYTDGAITNTSAWTDMGAQSILPSWQWWITSKGEVTLGADFDYGEEPRVDIRGESIASPFVPQGAWQGGNSLVLHGSAGTPQTIRLFKTDLGVSSRSTATVTWKRSVGNGELKLGLVFADAPEVVEELALQADGGNEWTSSTVDLAPYAGRRIATIGFVVRGAQGEQLQINVGQVSLGSAGAKPATPSGLRVDEITSDGELNVSWDRADFSEVDSYRLEALDSQGRVHHLADAYADTRYVKNVGIDGDFTVRLRAIGKDGSSSEPADLPVSRLHLPGSVTIDTAKDSTGLHVHAAEAGKVSVHWTPPASGAPKGYKVRIETLFAGADNPYRGHAEIVVPADATSATLQAPPEGLPFRASVEPLGEETVGALSVRGRYHDHFARPMGTEDVVVDQGRTFHLNNPATTDWRRIDSTGDQTWTATRGKNNRSDWGNDDENGQLGRPRRVDNTFSFVIGDYAGNTSEVFGLTRKGENLEVVDAAAPEVWATPWQDQDVPAGEEITAITVSARDNVSKARVAVRLRDAARPQDPPTEDLQGLTFDPAKNSVTGSPRWDGLRRLEVTATDEAGNAATFTLDIKGHGASPDPDPKPNPDPKPNPDPKPNPDPKPNPDPQPQHLVLELSTDSAAPGESVVMTASGATAGQDVEFTIHSDPLRLGSVKASSDGQAKLTWVVPENFPAGTHEVIATTAKSRATKSLVIRSDGTGPKAPRDGSGSTEGSTKGNLAATGADLATVLGVAGALGLVGIVGGVLVRTRRLQRKVDSSK, via the coding sequence GTGCGGACTTCATCACATTCACGAGTCGGCGTCACCTCGTCAAGGCGGAAGGGCAGGGTGGTCGCCTTCCTGCTCGCGCTGTCGCTGACCTTCCCCCTCGTCCCCAGTGCGCTCGCCGCGGACACCTACCCTCCTGATGAGGATTCACGCGTGGGCAGTGCGCAACCTGTCATCACGGGGTATCGAATCCAGGACCTCAAGACGTGGACGCCGGAGGGCGACCCGTATTCGAAGCATCTGCGGGCCAGTGTGCCCCTCCAGGAGCGGATCGCCCGCAACCCCGACACGCAGGTCAAGCCCGAGCTCGATGGCAAGGCGCAGATCATGCTCATGCAGGGCGACTACGGCAACGCCTTCTTCGACGCCACCACGCACAACAACACCTTCACCGACCACGCCATGAACTTCTGGCAGTACGTCGACTACTGGGCCCCATGGCACGGCGGGGCATCCTTCGGAGTTCCCAAGGGGCTGTACGATCCGGAGAACTCACTGTGGACGAACAGAGGATTCGAATTCGGGATCCTCTCCATTCCCACACCCGAATACACGAACGCCGCGCACCGCAACGGTGTGAAGTCGATCGCCGTGTTGTACTTCGACCCGTCGTTCCGCCCCGGACTCACCTTGAACGAGATCTTCGACAAGGACGACTCCGACGCCTACATCGTCGCCAAGAAGCTCGTCGAGATGGCGAAGTACTACGGCTTCGACGGGTACTTCCTGAATGAGGAGGAACACGGGGACCGTCGCGACGAGTTCAAGCCGTTCATGTCGTACCTGACGTCCCAAGGGCTCTACACCCAGTGGTACGACACGAACTCGTCATTCAACGCGAGCAAGGCGCAATGGCTCCGGGACGCCCAGTATCCACGGATCCACGAATCGGTGTTCGTCAACTACGGAAACGACGGCCGATCCATGCACGACTGGGCGGTGAAGAACGGATACGATCCCCATGCGGAAGTCTTCGCCGGCATCGAGGCGAATCAAACCGGGTTCGACGGTCGCAGGCACAGTGGAGTTCGTGACATCCGGGCAGGGTACTCCTCCGATGACAACCATTCGCCGCTGACGTCGATCGCCCTCTTCGACCCGTCCAACTTCTACCAGCGAGGACTCGACGACCAGATCGAAGAACTGACCGGGCGGAAGAGCCCCCAGCGTCCTTTCATGCAGCAGCAGCCCTATCAGTGGATGATCGCTCAGCGTGAACGCATGTACTTCTCCGGAATGAAGCAGGACGTCACCCGCACCGGCGAGGAGGCTGCGAACCCCGACGTGGCGATTGACTCCCCGGGCAGGTGGATGGGGGTCGCAGATTTCACTCCCGCACGCAGTGTCATCCAGGGCGATTCCTTCCACACCCACTTCTCCACGGGCAAGGGGATGGCCTCGTACACCGATGGTGCGATCACGAACACGTCGGCATGGACCGACATGGGTGCCCAATCCATTTTGCCGTCATGGCAGTGGTGGATCACCTCGAAAGGCGAGGTGACGCTCGGTGCCGATTTTGACTACGGTGAAGAGCCGCGCGTGGACATCCGCGGGGAATCCATTGCGTCACCATTTGTCCCTCAAGGCGCTTGGCAGGGCGGCAACTCACTCGTCCTCCATGGAAGCGCCGGGACGCCCCAGACGATTCGACTCTTCAAGACGGACCTCGGCGTGTCCTCCCGATCCACGGCGACAGTCACGTGGAAGAGGAGCGTCGGAAATGGCGAACTGAAGCTCGGGCTGGTCTTCGCCGACGCCCCGGAGGTCGTCGAAGAACTCGCCCTCCAAGCCGATGGTGGGAACGAATGGACGAGCTCGACCGTCGACCTGGCTCCGTACGCCGGCAGGAGGATCGCGACCATTGGATTCGTCGTCAGAGGTGCTCAGGGCGAGCAACTCCAGATCAACGTGGGGCAGGTGTCACTGGGGTCCGCAGGTGCGAAGCCCGCAACGCCGTCCGGACTGCGCGTCGATGAAATCACCTCCGATGGTGAGCTCAACGTCTCCTGGGATCGTGCCGACTTCTCGGAGGTGGACAGTTATCGCCTCGAAGCCCTCGATTCCCAAGGCCGTGTCCATCATCTCGCCGATGCCTATGCCGACACTCGATACGTGAAGAACGTCGGCATCGACGGGGACTTCACCGTGCGTCTCAGGGCCATTGGCAAGGATGGATCGAGTTCCGAGCCGGCAGATCTTCCGGTCTCCCGTCTTCACCTGCCCGGCAGCGTCACCATCGACACGGCGAAGGATTCGACAGGACTCCACGTCCACGCAGCCGAGGCGGGAAAGGTGTCGGTGCACTGGACGCCACCTGCTTCAGGAGCGCCCAAGGGCTACAAGGTCAGGATCGAAACCCTCTTCGCCGGTGCCGACAACCCCTACCGCGGACATGCGGAGATCGTGGTCCCCGCCGATGCGACCAGTGCCACACTCCAGGCCCCTCCGGAAGGGCTTCCTTTCAGGGCGAGCGTCGAACCACTCGGAGAGGAAACGGTCGGCGCACTGTCGGTCCGTGGGCGCTACCACGACCACTTCGCGCGGCCCATGGGAACCGAGGACGTCGTCGTCGACCAGGGCCGTACCTTCCACCTCAACAATCCGGCCACAACCGATTGGCGGCGCATCGACTCCACGGGCGACCAGACCTGGACGGCGACACGCGGCAAGAACAATCGTTCGGATTGGGGCAACGACGACGAGAACGGCCAACTGGGTCGCCCACGTCGAGTGGACAACACCTTCTCATTCGTCATCGGCGACTATGCCGGCAACACGTCGGAGGTCTTCGGACTGACTCGCAAGGGCGAGAACCTGGAGGTCGTCGATGCGGCGGCTCCTGAGGTGTGGGCGACACCGTGGCAGGACCAAGACGTGCCCGCCGGCGAAGAGATCACTGCGATCACCGTTTCAGCACGTGACAACGTGTCGAAGGCGCGTGTCGCGGTGCGCCTGAGGGACGCTGCCCGGCCGCAGGATCCGCCAACGGAGGACCTGCAGGGCCTGACCTTCGATCCGGCCAAGAACTCCGTCACGGGCTCTCCGCGGTGGGACGGCCTGCGAAGGCTGGAAGTCACCGCCACCGACGAGGCGGGCAATGCGGCCACCTTCACTCTTGACATCAAGGGGCACGGCGCCTCGCCCGACCCGGACCCCAAACCGAACCCGGACCCCAAACCGAACCCGGATCCCAAACCGAACCCGGATCCCAAACCCAATCCGGATCCCCAGCCGCAGCACCTCGTCCTGGAACTGAGCACGGATTCGGCGGCTCCCGGCGAGTCGGTGGTCATGACAGCCTCCGGTGCGACGGCGGGGCAGGACGTCGAGTTCACCATCCATTCGGATCCGCTGCGTCTTGGAAGCGTCAAAGCATCCTCGGACGGGCAGGCGAAGCTGACGTGGGTGGTTCCCGAGAACTTCCCCGCAGGAACGCATGAGGTCATTGCCACCACGGCGAAATCGCGGGCGACGAAGTCCCTCGTCATTCGCTCCGACGGCACTGGGCCGAAGGCCCCACGAGACGGATCGGGCTCGACCGAGGGCTCCACGAAGGGCAATCTGGCTGCGACCGGCGCAGACCTCGCCACGGTCCTGGGTGTGGCCGGGGCCCTGGGGCTGGTCGGGATCGTGGGAGGAGTCCTCGTGCGCACAAGGCGACTTCAACGCAAGGTCGACTCGTCGAAGTGA